One segment of Alnus glutinosa chromosome 2, dhAlnGlut1.1, whole genome shotgun sequence DNA contains the following:
- the LOC133860999 gene encoding F-box/kelch-repeat protein At3g23880-like has translation MLKLRTSSWRIPKMLIRRLLSRLSLVSETRRRRFSKKKDDLPNEVVVNMEEEEEANEIPSEAVVKMQVEEEEAKEMYLALLPREVVVEILLRLPVKSLVRFRCVCKDWCSLISSNTFIATHNHTNRHDNNNSGLLLFRYAKTILIDTVISREFENFSLRTDGGSFGNNNNFIQLNCPLKPPASCPCYSFTNIVGSWNGLLCFAYTDHYQRNYYCYNLWNPSIHRALSLPEPNFTLSLHAIFNHSHGFGYDPSTNDIKLIRLVYLRGRDYKVKVPPLVEIYTLNTGSWRAIAAPAPSYIVNERCLSVFVNGASHWVAHTPPEEGTFRNMIVAFDMVDEVFHEIAVPDHFVGKLYLNMTVAVLDGLLCLVPFNERKEEQSFSIWIMKEYGIGESWTKLFNIHISQGLKRVVAFRKNGEVLVTDRKGELLSYEPHIKRVTQLGFLPLPEELETGTMYWESSFYLDKYVESLVLLNAKNGVSGR, from the coding sequence ATGCTCAAACTACGTACCAGTAGTTGGCGGATTCCAAAGATGTTAATTCGTAGATTGCTTTCGCGACTCTCTCTGGTTTCCGAaactagaagaagaagattctctAAGAAAAAAGATGATCTCCCAAACGAAGTTGTGGTCAacatggaagaagaagaagaagcaaacgAAATCCCAAGCGAAGCTGTGGTCAAAATgcaagtagaagaagaagaagcaaaagaaatGTACTTAGCTTTGCTCCCAAGAGAAGTGGTGGTCGAGATCCTCCTCAGACTTCCTGTGAAGTCACTGGTGAGGTTCAGGTGCGTTTGCAAGGACTGGTGTTCTCTAATCTCCAGCAACACCTTCATCGCCACCCACAACCACACCAACCGCCATGACAACAATAACAGCGGCCTACTTCTCTTTCGGTACGCAAAAACGATTCTCATTGATACTGTAATATCTAGAGAATTCGAGAACTTTAGTCTGCGCACTGATGGTGGATCATTTGGTAATAACAATAACTTCATCCAATTGAATTGCCCACTTAAACCACCTGCTTCTTGTCCTTGTTATAGTTTTACCAACATAGTGGGTTCGTGGAATGGACTACTCTGCTTTGCTTACACTGATCATTATCAGAGAAATTACTATTGCTATAATCTATGGAACCCTTCCATTCATAGGGCTCTAAGCCTTCCAGAGCCTAACTTCACCCTCTCATTACACGCCATCTTCAACCATTCCCATGGATTCGGCTATGACCCCTCTACCAATGATATTAAGCTGATCAGGCTTGTGTATCTTAGAGGGCGTGACTACAAGGTCAAGGTTCCACCGCTGGTCGAGATCTATACGCTTAACACTGGCTCCTGGCGAGCCATTGCTGCACCTGCTCCATCATATATTGTCAATGAGCGTTGCTTATCCGTTTTTGTCAATGGGGCATCCCACTGGGTCGCGCATACTCCTCCAGAAGAGGGCACTTTTCGCAATATGATAGTGGCGTTTGATATGGTTGATGAAGTTTTTCATGAGATTGCAGTGCCCGACCATTTTGTTGGAAAGTTGTATTTGAATATGACTGTTGCGGTGCTTGATGGATTACTTTGTCTTGTCCCCTTTAATGAACGAAAGGAGGAACAGTCGTTTTCTATATGGATCATGAAAGAGTATGGCATTGGAGAATCTTGGACTAAGCTATTCAACATTCATATCAGTCAAGGATTAAAGAGGGTGGTAGCCTTCAGGAAAAATGGTGAAGTTCTAGTTACCGACAGAAAAGGGGAGCTTCTTTCGTACGAACCACATATCAAACGAGTAACTCAGCTGGGATTTTTACCCTTGCCCGAAGAATTGGAAACTGGAACTATGTATTGGGAGAGCTCGTTTTATTTGGATAAATACGTGGAGAGCCTCGTTCTACTAAATGCAAAAAATGGAGTCTCAGGAAGATAA
- the LOC133860273 gene encoding F-box/kelch-repeat protein At3g23880-like, whose product MEQEEANEIPSEAVFPKTRGFDLSKKEEEAKEMSDFLPSEVLVDILIRLPVKSLVRLRCVCKDWCSLISSNTFITTHTHTNRHDNNNSRGLLLFRYAKTILVNIVISRQYENFSLRTDDGSFGNNNNFIQLNCPLKPPASCSCYYFTNIVGSWNGLFCFAFSDHYRRNGYGYTLWNPSIHRALSLPEPNFNFSSHGRFKHSHGFGLDPSSNDMKLVRLVYLDGHEYYYKVKVPPLVEIYTLNTGCWRAIAAPAPSYIVNERCLSVFVNGASHWVAHTPPEEGTFRNVIVAFDMVDEVFHEIAVPDRFVGKLYLNMTVAVLDGLLCLVPFNERKEEQSFSIWIMKEYGIGESWTKLFNIHISQGLKRVVAFRKNGEVLVTDRKGELLSYEPHIKRATQLGFLSVPGESETGTRYCEDWFYLDKYTESLVLLNAKNGVSGR is encoded by the exons ATGGAACAAGAAGAAGCAAACGAAATCCCAAGCGAAGCTGTG TTTCCCAAAACTAGGGGATTCGATCtctcaaagaaagaagaagaagcaaaggaAATGTCGGATTTTCTCCCAAGCGAAGTGCTGGTCGATATCCTCATCAGACTCCCTGTGAAGTCACTGGTGAGGCTCAGGTGCGTTTGCAAGGACTGGTGTTCTCTAATCTCCAGCAACACCTTCATCACCACCCACACCCACACCAACCGCCATGACAACAATAACAGCCGCGGCCTACTTCTCTTTCGGTACGCAAAAACGATTCTCGTTAATATTGTAATATCTAGACAATACGAGAACTTTAGTCTGCGCACTGATGATGGATCATTTGGTAATAACAATAACTTCATCCAATTGAATTGCCCACTTAAACCACCTGCTTCTTgttcttgttattattttacCAACATAGTGGGTTCGTGGAATGGGCTATTCTGCTTTGCTTTCAGTGATCATTATCGCAGAAATGGCTATGGCTATACTCTATGGAACCCTTCCATTCATAGGGCTCTAAGCCTTCCAGAGCCTAACTTCAACTTCTCATCACACGGCCGCTTCAAGCATTCCCATGGATTCGGCCTTGATCCCTCTAGCAATGATATGAAGCTGGTCAGACTTGTATATCTTGATGGGCATGAGTATTACTACAAGGTCAAGGTTCCACCGCTGGTCGAAATCTATACGCTTAACACTGGCTGCTGGCGAGCCATTGCTGCCCCTGCTCCATCATATATTGTCAATGAGCGTTGCTTATCCGTTTTTGTCAATGGGGCATCCCACTGGGTCGCGCATACTCCACCAGAAGAGGGCACTTTTCGCAATGTGATAGTGGCGTTTGATATGGTTGATGAAGTTTTTCATGAGATTGCAGTGCCCGACCGCTTTGTTGGGAAGTTGTATTTGAATATGACTGTTGCGGTCCTTGACGGATTACTTTGTCTTGTCCCCTTTAATGAACGAAAGGAGGAACAGTCGTTTTCTATATGGATCATGAAAGAGTATGGAATTGGAGAATCTTGGACTAAGCTATTCAACATTCATATCAGTCAAGGATTAAAGAGGGTGGTAGCCTTCAGGAAAAATGGTGAAGTTCTAGTTACTGACAGAAAAGGGGAGCTTCTTTCGTATGAACCACATATCAAACGAGCAACTCAGCTGGGATTTTTATCTGTGCCCGGAGAATCGGAAACTGGAACTAGGTATTGTGAGGACTGGTTTTATTTGGATAAATACACAGAGAGCCTCGTTCTACTAAATGCAAAAAATGGAGTCTCAGGAAGATAA